Proteins encoded within one genomic window of Rhododendron vialii isolate Sample 1 chromosome 1a, ASM3025357v1:
- the LOC131328932 gene encoding uncharacterized protein LOC131328932: MGRLGKLLAAATCFWSKSSNALILHCGLLSPTVLDVSHLTGLSSLGREFVTHFNITFAVNQRMEFAYVDNGSPIWDLTHPYLGSDPRLFPRILPPSLSPKNNTHKIFARVSPKPITVRFSSKEGLGEVLFRSSIGFVGVVFTISEKIINARTSLVDAKRDDEFTVEVHHLGHFVEDPLRYVGGFVNHVDNCEQDKWSKLEVEDIVERLGYTKYKMLWYRIPELGLEEGLSVVGTDKDAMDMATYVKGHEQIEVYVEHVIEQADESINIALALPLPKVGMDEGAKGNPEVELEDIGGRDMGQTHYRAKASAPCFHKKVAFYLFWICRFLLAVPGLGVTKEYLNLAICLAQVKRLALAPNIFSGLVFDAS, encoded by the exons atgggtagattgggtaag CTCTTAGCTGCTGCAACTTGTTTCTGGTCCAAATCGTCCAATGCCCTGATTCTTCATTGTGGTTTATTGTCTCCAACTGTCTTAGATGTTTCTCACTTGACTGGCCTCTCTTCTTTAGGCCGTGAG TTTGTGACTCACTTCAATATCACCTTTGCCGTCAACCAAAGGATGGAATTCGCCTATGTGGATAACGGAAGCCCTATTTGGGATCTGACCCAT CCCTATTTGGGATCTGACCCACGTCTCTTCCCCCGAATATTACCCCCATCGTTGTCTCCCAAAAACAATACACACAAGATCTTCGCTAGGGTTTCCCCCAAACCCATAACAGTACGTTTCTCATCAAAAGAGGGATTGGGCGAGGTCTTATTTAGATCTTCAATTGGGTTTGTTGGCGTGGTCTTTACAATATCGGAGAAGATCATCAACGCGAGGACGTCGTTGGTGGATGCTAAG AGGGATGATGAATTTACTGTTGAGGTACACCATTTAGGGCATTTTGTTGAGGATCCACTTCGTTATGTGGGGGGATTTGTGAACCATGTTGACAACTGTGAGCAAGATAAATGGTCCAAGTTAGAGGTTGAAGATATAGTAGAAAGACTTGGTTACACTAAGTACAAGATGTTGTGGTACAGAATTCCTGAGCTTGGGTTAGAGGAGGGACTTAGTGTTGTAGGCACTGACAAAGATGCAATGGATATGGCAACATATGTCAAGGGTCATGAACAAATAGAGGTCTATGTTGAACATGTTATTGAACAAGCAGATGAATCCATAAATATTGCCCTTGCCTTACCTCTGCCTAAGGTTGGAATGGATGAAGGGGCTAAAGGGAATCCAGAAGTTGAGTTGGAGGATATTGGGGGAAGAGACATGGGCCAG ACCCACTACCGAGCAAAGGCATCTGCACCTTGTTTCCACAAGAAGGTGGCATTTTACCTATTTTGGATCTGTAGATTTCTTCTGGCGGTTCCTGGACTCGGGGTTACCAAAGAATATCTCAATTTGGCCATTTGTTTGGCACAAGTGAAAAGATTGGCTTTAGCCCCTAATATTTTTTCGGGTCTCGTGTTCGATGCAAGCTAG
- the LOC131314443 gene encoding uncharacterized protein LOC131314443 isoform X1 gives MELSKGKGKAICVAKGKKSMLDGDLEKTVRFLREKNVGVMIRDERELNQIRMHGEKAEEKAICGGKENAAPKVAPNDNVRSKAQCLRRERERVGECIQPRRPTSSVVLLPKIPNLI, from the exons ATGGAACTTTCTAAAGGGAAAGGGAAGGCCATCTGTGTAGCCAAGGGAAAGAAATCTATGCTGGATggtgatttggagaaaact GTTAGGTTTCTTCGAGAAAAGAATGTTGGCGTAATGATACGTGATGAGCGAGAATTGAATCAGATTCGCATGCATGGG GAAAAGGCAGAGGAAAAGGCAATTTGTGGAGGTAAAGAAAATGCTGCCCCTAAAGTG GCACCTAATGATAATGTTAGATCAAAGGCCCAATGCTTACGACGTGAACGAGAGAGAGTGGGAGAATGCATTCAACCGAGGCGGCCCACATCATCAGTTGTGCTGCTTCCTAAAATaccaaatttgatttaa
- the LOC131314443 gene encoding uncharacterized protein LOC131314443 isoform X3, with the protein MELSKGKGKAICVAKGKKSMLDGDLEKTVRFLREKNVGVMIRDERELNQIRMHGEKAEEKAICGGKENAAPKVVLTSMVMRVWKP; encoded by the exons ATGGAACTTTCTAAAGGGAAAGGGAAGGCCATCTGTGTAGCCAAGGGAAAGAAATCTATGCTGGATggtgatttggagaaaact GTTAGGTTTCTTCGAGAAAAGAATGTTGGCGTAATGATACGTGATGAGCGAGAATTGAATCAGATTCGCATGCATGGG GAAAAGGCAGAGGAAAAGGCAATTTGTGGAGGTAAAGAAAATGCTGCCCCTAAAGTG GTTTTGACCTCCATGGTAATGCGTGTTTGGAAACCGTAG
- the LOC131314443 gene encoding uncharacterized protein LOC131314443 isoform X2, with protein sequence MELSKGKGKAICVAKGKKSMLDGDLEKTVRFLREKNVGVMIRDERELNQIRMHGEKAICGGKENAAPKVAPNDNVRSKAQCLRRERERVGECIQPRRPTSSVVLLPKIPNLI encoded by the exons ATGGAACTTTCTAAAGGGAAAGGGAAGGCCATCTGTGTAGCCAAGGGAAAGAAATCTATGCTGGATggtgatttggagaaaact GTTAGGTTTCTTCGAGAAAAGAATGTTGGCGTAATGATACGTGATGAGCGAGAATTGAATCAGATTCGCATGCATGGG GAAAAGGCAATTTGTGGAGGTAAAGAAAATGCTGCCCCTAAAGTG GCACCTAATGATAATGTTAGATCAAAGGCCCAATGCTTACGACGTGAACGAGAGAGAGTGGGAGAATGCATTCAACCGAGGCGGCCCACATCATCAGTTGTGCTGCTTCCTAAAATaccaaatttgatttaa